Genomic DNA from Xyrauchen texanus isolate HMW12.3.18 chromosome 28, RBS_HiC_50CHRs, whole genome shotgun sequence:
ctcttcaatggcatgcgcTGTATAAAGGTCACAGATCATACTTGCTTTCTGGAGTTTTTTGCCTACTGAAATAGTAAACATCAACTGTAACTGAAAGAACAGTACAACCTTGAACAGACTGTACTTCCATCTCTCAGCGCCTAATTTTTATTTCCATCAAATATTAAATATGGCACTACTCTAAATAAGGTCCATTGTATTTAAAATAGCAGGAAACCTAATATTTGCTTTTCAGAATAAGAGACAAACCCTCAGAGGTTCCAGTCTCTCCATTAGCAGGAGTGGGCGCACACATCTTCTTTGCACTGCTGAGGCCTCGGCTGTTGAGGAACACGGGCAGGTGGACTATGTTGCGCATGTAGTCATGGCCGTTGATGTTGGAGTCACGCAGCACGCTGTTGAGGTTCTGGTTTATGGCTTTGATGATGATGTGAGGGTCACTGGCAAAGACGGAGATGAAGGGACCTTTGGAGAACAGCACCCTCACCTGATCAGGAGGAGAATTACGAATAATGATCTTTGTTGTTGCAGGccacaaaaattacaaataactaaaaGTCTAAAATTCAACATAATCAAACTTTTGTGCTTTTTATACAAACACAGCAGTCATCTTAAGAACATACTTAAGATAACACTCACTTGACATGAGCTAGTTCCATAATCAGTATattagaaagtttttttttttgttataatcaCATTTAGGGCAAAAAGACCActaagaacacaaagaatggaaaagaaaatgCCAGTCTGATCAGTGTCTCAATGCAACTGACTAAATGAATAATACTGCCAAACAATGGGTCTGTTCATTAAGTGGAGGAAGGCCAGTCTTTGTTAGACAATCTGCAAAGACAGCTCTAAGAGACCATTCTCTCTAAATAACTCATAATAATTCAttttttgtgatatatatagcAGCAAGAGATTTCAAAGCTTGTAAGGGAGACATAGACTGTTCCATTTACAGAAAATGAAAGTGTAACAGACTGTGGCAAAAGCTATAATCCAAACTGACTTAACAGTACATTTGTGGTATACATTTTGTATCAGTCCATGCGTTTAGTGGGAATGGTGTTGCaagcgccatgctctaccagttgagctagaGGAACACAATTGGCTAGATAGCAACTGGCTCCGCAAATGTTCTCACCGTGTCTAGCATCTGTAGTACTTTGTCCTGTTCGCAGGAGTCCAGACCATCGATGATGACGACTAGACGTGTTTGGTTCTGGGTGAAGCCATCTATAGTCTTGGCCATCTTTGCCATGAGCTCCACTTCAGTCTTTAAGACCTGAGAAGTATCACGAGGACCAAAATGTATGAAGTAGGTTATCGTTTTAATGTTGAAACAATTTAGCTATTAAATGATAACAAATTATTTGATCCTGTGTATGAATACCACTTGTGTATGATTCTATGTACCGGTAGATATATATGTTACCCAAATGAACTGCAGAAGGGTAAAAGCCAGTGTAAAACGAACCTTCATAAAGCCCTCACTCTTCAGCTTGTGCATCTTGTTGGCGGCACTGTGCAGCCTTTTCCTCTGAGAGTTAAGGACCGAGTCTGTCACCTGCCACCAGGTGCGACAGTTAAGCAACAGTGCCAACCCAACTACACTCGCCATGGAAACCAGCACTGCGTTCACTGTCTGATTTAGGCCATCCACCTTGAATAGTGCCAGTAGGGCCATCCCCATGATCAAGCAGGCCAGGATGAAGAGGAAGATGACAAAGGATGGGATGCAACATGTCTTCTTCCACTTCTTTTTACCTGGGAGTAGACATGGTCACATTTTTAAATGAGAGATTGAAAAAAATCAAACATGTTCAACCTGAGAATTAGCTCTGGTATATTCAAAGATGGTTAACTTGCCTGTACCTTGAGTGTCCTCAGTTTTAAAGACTCTGAAAAGTCTGGTGGCCAAGAagccaaactctctctcacagGCATCTGAAAGAGTAGCGATCATTTCAGCCATGGACGTCTCCCCACCCACACTGGATAACCTGTTATAATCTGTAAAAAGAAACCTGTcgacagaaaatgtaaaaaaaagaggcAATCAGTTAAATCTTAACAGTCACAATCAAAGCAAGCCTGATTTTTTTTGGCTTTCTTCTAATAAAatcattttagtttttactctaTGCCTTGTTAGTTTTAGTTCAGTTTATGTTGGTTTACATATCTACCTGACCGGCAGTGCACGGGTAGTCTGTTCCGGCAGTTCAGGTGGGTTGACGAACATGAGTTTAAGCAGAAGCTCCAGGTATCCGATGTGTCGGGCCAGACGGGTGCTAATGACCCATGACCAGTTCCAGCTCTCACCCTCACGTCTGCTCCCAAAGTACACAACCACTGTGAAGTGATGGAGAATTTACACATACATTCACTTTACCTAAAAAGCTACAGCATTATAGAGTACAAGGAACAGCAAGAGATACAGTATGGACCAGTGGTGGGTGAACTGGTGGGTCGTGACCAAAACATGGGCTTCAGGTTTGATagggtcatggacagcagggaaaaatattgctattttaaataacaaatgcAGCCATACAATCGTGCATAGTTAGGACAGCAAATTAAACAGGCAAGTGTGGAGAATTAAATAGGAAAGGGTGGAGAAAATGCATGGGATAGTTTAGAATTATTGTTTGCtgagacattaaaggaatagttcacacaaaaatgttaattctctcattatttactcattcacaagccatcccagatgtgtttgactttccttcttctgatgAACCTaaacaaattagaaaaatatctcaattttgtaggtccatacaatgcaagataattccttttttactataaatgtcaactttcacttccacagtcttcttattttatttttgtaaatttgcattatttgtgcatttcactacctactgggcagggagaaaaattgacatttaaaagttcttacttttatgctgccattatatgctttttgggctttaagttctggccactatttacttgcattgtatggacctacagagctgagatattcttctaaaagaaagtcttctgcagaagaaagcaagtcatacacatctgggatggcatgagagtgcgtaaatgatgagagaattttaattattgggtgaacaatctctttaagAAATAATATTGCCAATTTTCCCTTTtcagacatttttattatattaataattgtaCATATTGTTAGGAATATACAATTCATGGCAATATTAAtaaatttcaatgtttgattttaagagtGTTTTCGGTTCAATTTTATACAATAAACCATTTTGGTATTGTGTTGGGCTGACATTTGTCCAATGTCCAATGTGAAATCTTGGTCTTGAAGAAAAAACTGTTTAGAATCACAGCAACAGATCATGTTTTGAAAGTATCATGAGCACAGAATTTGCATTAGGACAATGAATAATGAGACTGTTTCTTACCGAAGAATACGTAAagcagtgccaggatgctgagagAGATGGCGATAGCCAGCTTGGGATCCACAGTGAAGCCGAGCACCAGAGCTACAGATCCACACAGCAAAAGTGATAACAACACAACCAGCCAGGAAAACTGGAACAAAGGTTCCACCTGCTGACCTGCAAATGTCTTCATCTCATCTGAGAAAGAAATATGCCACCGATAAATATACACCAGTTGCAGAGAATGGAGCTGAACTAAACATTTCAAGCTCAGAAATAGTTAAAAAAGCTTGGTACATGCTGAACACGGGTAAACTGTGCTTTAAAATATCCTTTTCAGGTCACTTTCCTAGTTTAAGCTGAGCAACTCTAAATAACACTCACCCTCTAGTTTCTTGAGCAGGAAGGATTTGCCACTCCCCCACTGGGCATACAGACCCACACAGATGGGCGGCTGCATAGTGGGCTCGCTCAGGATGTCAGCCAAAGCACTGCTATACAGGTCATAGCCAAGCATGTCCCCGTCTGACTCTGTGGGGGACAGATGTCCTAAAGGGGACAATACAGAGAGGGGCAGAAATACACACAGGTCATACGTTTGTCCAAGTAGACTGGATGGTTGTATGCTTGATCTTATACACCTATTAGTAAACCCGTTATttagaagggggtgtccacatacttttggccatgtactTTAGTGTATGTTTACTTATTTACATAAGGAATTGCAAAGTGCAAGTCTCTGATTATTTTAGATTAACATGAAGAGTGTTGGTCAATAGTCAAGCTCGTGACTAGAGCTTGACCAGTTACAGACTTACGGGCTCCAAAAATCTGGGTGAGGATGCTCTTCTGGTGGCTGCAGTCAATGTTGTAGGGTGTCTCTCCAGCCTTGTTGGGGCGGTAGAGCAGACGGCCATCTTTAGGATTACGAAGGAGCAGTTCAGCCAGCCTGCGGCTCCGGCCACGAATTGCAATATGAAGAGGTGTGTCCCCTTTCTGCAAGCACAGAGCGCCACGTTTCAATGTTGGGTATAATCTATTAAAAGTCGCACCATGGCATTCAATTACTGTATGTCAATGAACTTGTGAAAGAAGTCTTACCTTGTCCACTGCAGACACTTTGGCCCCTTTGTCCAGAAGTAGCTCCACTATTTCTATGTTTCTCATCTTGGTTGCTTTGATTAGAGGAGTTTCAGAATCCTATACACACAAATTCAGAATCAAGACAGGCTCATAACAGTGAAAGCATCTCTTAAACCCTTTAAGATcagagggtgtttttaaagatttcctgtttcagtggcatacctaaaattaaaggcttataactcaaccaaaaaaaataaactaaacaagAAGGGTCAACTCTTTGGTATCACTGTAAAGAATTCTGAAACTCTCAGCCAAAGAAACTGCTGGAAAATCACAAAATATCTTGAGCCTTAAATTgtattcttatttttctgatttgacattaatATACCTCAGGGTGTAGATAAGGTGGTttagaaaaactgcttttgttttgttcccaatcatatcAACATATCAACAAAATTTGTGTTGATGTGACAAATCAATTAAAAGTTATTGCATTACAAACattatttatcctagtgtccaaaaacatctctaaGTTTCTAAAAgcttctccaaacaaataaaacataataattgtacataaaaactaattacacatgcaggaGACATTATTTAagaaatgagatttcacagaacaagtttcattctgtgccattttagTCATCATGGACTCTATTACATGTATTTGGCGCCTTCTCCTGATGGCCATGGACTGTTGGTAACAGTCACCAATCACAagtctctctgcccaaatatagATGACTTTTGCACTGATCTGAACACAATCCGATTGGTTTAGAATTCCATGATGCTACTTTATTtctgatgatgtcatctgatccaagaaagctaatgtgttttcaGCCAGGTTGCAAGATGCCAGATAGCCAAATTTTGTGTGcactgtgcacattgtgctttgtgtcaatgatctatgcatccgattaccttgtgtgtgcTCATAGGTAATCCCCTCCTTTAAGTAactttatgtgatattttatgttctgtttatttttcggtAAGATATAAGAGAAAGCACGGCATATGAGCAACAAATGTTGACATGAAtcataaatgtcaaagacatatacttagctattacttgctgtatttttgtctgtgagaaaTATGCTGGTTATATTCTACTCttagctttccaacaacatggctatttgatgtgttttttttctgattacaataatatatacatgtaaaattattcatatattttcaaaatgGATCACTTCTGGTTTCTCTGCAAACTTTAAGGCTCTtgatcagttttggtcataattcctacatgcactgtaaaatagagcttctaagctttcaatcATACCtaatttgtgttggtcaagactataGTTACTGATATTTtgatcattcttttttttttctcacggGCCCCATCCGACCTTAAAGGGTTAACATGGTCTGAGTTTTGCTGACCTTTACCTTAGTGGTGGTCTCTGTGTCCGGGTTACACTGCAGTATGTCTCTGACCATGGTTGCATTGCCTTTCTCTACAGCCCAGTACAGAGcagtcttgttttcctgtaacaaATTAACAGTAGTCATTTCAATTTCCTTTTAAACATCTCTGACAACCTCATTTCAATCACTTGGTGTAATCTTTATACAAACGATTAGATATCTTTATGACATTGCAGGTAAGTTACCTGTCCTCGGATGTCGATATCCGCATACTTATGCAGCAGAGCTCTTACAATCTCAACATGCCCCCCTCTCACAGCTCCAATCAGCACTGTGTCACCACTCTACAGGTTtacagcacagcacaaaacaacACATCCATTCAAAATACATCACAACCCATTAAATGCTTATACATCAGTTTACAATACAATTTCTTTCTGATTTCTAACAAAAGAAGACTAAGAGGTTCAACCCACCCTGTCAGGGATGTTGACATATGTGCCGGCATCTAGCAGGTCCTGCACAATCTCAGTGTAACCCTCTTTAGCTGCGATCATCAGGGCTGTGTTGCCATCCTTATCAGTCATGTTTACATTAGGGTTCCTCTTCAGAAGTTCTTTAACCACCTCTGTAAATCCTCCCTTCACAGCCACAATCAGTGCTGTCATTGAGTTCTaaatggaaaaagtaaaaaaaaataaaacatttaagaaaaacattctgaccatgtttacatacacttaagaaagcaggttattccagggttttagcagaaagcggcattctgaaacatcatgtataTGAGAATGCCAATTTCTTtatgccgtttaagggattaagagaaagcgcttTAACACACATAGGTTTCtcctggagaaagctgcttatgtgGCCATGCAAACACATATGCAGtgttctaacaggtttttgaagagtacgtatgtgcgtggaacagaccaaataacaaacatcataggatggagcccaacaacaagtcaacaaaacatttcttgGAATACAGTGGGAAAACCAcaaacactataaactatacccatttataaaaTACAGCTGCAAAATATAAACTATCCCTCACGTTCGCATATGCGCGCTCATACATTGAGGGAATCCTGGAGTTTTCTGTTAAGtgaaaccccactattgaagcACATCAAcacgctttctggtgtccatgtaaacgtagtcactGAGGGCTTCTGCTATTTTGCTGCTAAATGATGCCTGACAAATGCTGAGTACATACCGCCCCCTCCTGGTCAACATCAGCTCCATTCTCCAAAAGGTGCATCACACAGTCGTAGTGTCCCTTTCTTGCCGCCCATATTAGTGGGGTAGTACCGTACTAAAGGTATAGaatgacagaataaaattaaGGTAAATATACAGGTCTTTACCTTCTGTTATCATTAAGCACAGTTTGTGAGGTGTGGTTAAGCAGCATAGAGCTTACCTTATCAGAGCAGTTGACTTTGGCTCCATGCTCTAGCAAGAGCTTAACAATGTCTGCATGACCTCTACCGGCTGCCCAGATAATGGGGTACACACTGTATTGCTAGTagtccacaaaaaataaaaataatattttaatcagtGTACACATATATTAAACTTATAATATAAACGTAATATTTGGCAACAGAGTACTTGCATTGATTGGCTTGTTTATTTTCACTAGATtgtaatataattgtaattaGGTTTAGTTGACTAGTATAGGAAGCACTTCTTTCAaagctaaatgtaaaaatatttttttgtaattgctTATCTCATATTTGGAAAAGGTCATTAGAAAGGTTGCCCCTATTTACCTGTCCAGTGGTGTTTGGGTTTGCCCCACTTTCCAGCAGGATCTTAGCCACCTCAACTCTTCCTTTATATGAAGCCCATGTAAGGGCGGTCCAACCCCCCTGCGTGACACAAAGCCATTCCATTTAACATGATAGCATGTGTGCTACTTTTTCAAATtgaattacaaaaagaaaaagacatgCATTGCTTTTGACATAAACATTTGATTgatttttaaaggaacagtttaataaaatacaattctgtcattatttagtcacccgtgtgaatttctttctaacttagaacacaaaaagagatgttagaaaGAATGATAGCCTCcgttcccattcactttcattgcatgaaaaaaaatatacaatgaaaCGAAAGAGTGACTGGGGCAGTGACTGGGCAGTGactgtctccttttgtgttccacagaagaaatatgcAGGAAGGAAACTCACAAGAGGTGAGAAAGTCATAGCAGGTGATCAAGTGTATTTTTTCAGCtgatttgtttgttgtatttaaagctttttaaaagaaaagttcacccaaaaataaaaatgatctcataagttactcatgccatcccagatgtgtgaatttctttcttctgctgaacataaacaaagatttttagaagaatatttcagctctgtaggtccatacaatgcaagtgaatgatgacgagaactttgaaggtccaaaaaacatttaaaggcagcatacaatttATCTACATGAAACAAGTGGTGAAATCTAtatctgagaaacagatcactatttaagtcctttttaatatcaatatccactttcacattgttcttcttttgtttatggcgatttgcattatttgtgcatatcaccacctactgggcagggaggagaatttatagcaaaaacacacttaaatattgatctgtttctcacccacaccaatcatatcacttctgaagatatagatttaaccactggcgtcttatggattacttttatgctgcctttatgtgcattttggattcacttgcattatgaggacctatagagttgagatattcttctaaaaatcttttttgtgttaaacagaagaaagtcataaacatctgggatgggagttaggaaataatgagagaatttaaaattttggttGAAATATCCATTTAAGCTTATTAAccctttcaagtgattttaataaggaaGATTTAGAAACTGTTACCAAACAATTTGGAAAAACTTGCTTCAGAAATGGTGTCTAGCGGAAAGGTGAAAAGTTTGCCTACCTGAATATGGATTTCATATGGATtttgagcaacatgagggtgagcaaatgatggctgaactatccctttaattctagTGTACTGTCAGTCTCACCATGTCTCTGTGCTCAATGTAAGCACTGTTTTCCAGAAGCTCTTTCACCACCTCCAAATGCCCCTCCTTAGCAGCAGATATTAGAGCGGACCAGCAGTCCTATCAGGAAAAAGCACAGAGATGGGTCGCTATGGAAACTATTGAACCAATTGCAAATGTTGTCATGGGAACAGTGATGGAGTGTGCAGTAGCTGTACTTAAAAGAAAAGGCCTCAGGCAGAGTTATAATGGGCACCATTCCAAATACAGgttattaaagggcacctattatggaattttgaaaattacctttcatgtagtgtgtaacatagatttaagtgaacaaaaacatcctgcaaagttttatatatgaaagttcaccgtaaaaaaagttattgtctctcaaaagtaggagtcgactctgagtcaatttaatgaatcgtttttccaatgagtcattttccttttcgttgtgacgtcaagacgaaaaattatcaaattggccgcgcccactcattgcgcgcgcagacaccagggaaaacttgaaaatatcatgtcgacaacaagacgctgtgttctgaagtgcatatcaaaagcaacctttttttcactgcccagggacgagcatgtgaagaatcagtggctagagtttatatttacaactataccacacaagtatagcccgaaccttgtgctgtgttcgcgtcattttaatgacgattgctttacgaacatgaatgctttcaagtgtggatttgcgagccggttgatactgaaggaaggttcagtaccaagtttatttggatcagcttcgtCCTccaaatcacaacctgtaagtattattaataattgttgcttttatgtgttttttagcatgcttaataagtatttgtgtgtgttgtgtacgttacgctcagcgcagcttctaggtctccaatgtcaattttttttaaatatgtgaaatgtttgtcgatgttattggagttgtcataaagaatagagcaataacttgtagtaatgcagtgctttatcaatatgtttaagcgttgggctaacgcaaacaataactgattgggtgtttaccaccgaactttgggctatgatcgctaacataaatcaactcaaattccttctctgattttgatttttttactacaaagcggtgatgggcgttccgtttccgacaatctctgcacagagtataccattcacaactgactgggtcatctgaccaatcaccgcagattagcgtcatgcaaaggaggggtttggaaaaatgagtcgttgaacgaatcatttgggagtcggtgagcaaatcaggtaaacataaatgcatattataagacaacaaaagtgttttttgtcattgcatgcatgtaaaactgttgttggggactcccaaaacaatattaggaacattttaaatgccataataggtgccctttaaaatctgacaaaaatatTTGATGAAATATGTTCAGAATTTCTTTGAATTACTAAATGATCCTAAgtataatgtaataatttaattatagtaaGAGTAGGCTACTTTAGATTGCAGCAGCCCCAATTTATTTACTCCATATTGTAAGCTTATAATGAGAATGTAATATGCTGCTGATACATGGCAATACTTTCATAAAATTCAAACAGGATATACAGATAATTTAGAATACTTGCACCACTTCTGGTTGGTAAGTTTTATGTGAATATCTACAGTGTCTGAACTGAAACAAGAGGCATTACCAGCAAACATTCTTATTAAGCTAAAGTGAGTTTTCTCACCACATCATCCAAGTTGACATTTGCTCCCCTTCGGATAAGCTCTTGAATaatctcaagactgccctgctctGAGGCTAACATTAGAGGAGTCTGTCCATTCTGGGAAAGACACAATGAGACagaaaaaagagggagagagaaaggtcaatatttttcaacattttagCAGCCCATCTTAAATTATGTTTCACTTTCATAAATGTAAACGAATTAACTTACATCACTTCGACCATCCACCTCTTTGAACTTGTCCAGATGGGTTTTTACAGCAGTCAGGTTCTCTTCCTCTACATAGCTGAAGAGGTTTTGGATGGCCAGAGTGGTCATCTTGATGGAG
This window encodes:
- the kidins220b gene encoding kinase D-interacting substrate of 220 kDa B isoform X6 — encoded protein: MDTTTSIKMTTLAIQNLFSYVEEENLTAVKTHLDKFKEVDGRSDNGQTPLMLASEQGSLEIIQELIRRGANVNLDDVDCWSALISAAKEGHLEVVKELLENSAYIEHRDMGGWTALTWASYKGRVEVAKILLESGANPNTTGQQYSVYPIIWAAGRGHADIVKLLLEHGAKVNCSDKYGTTPLIWAARKGHYDCVMHLLENGADVDQEGANSMTALIVAVKGGFTEVVKELLKRNPNVNMTDKDGNTALMIAAKEGYTEIVQDLLDAGTYVNIPDRSGDTVLIGAVRGGHVEIVRALLHKYADIDIRGQENKTALYWAVEKGNATMVRDILQCNPDTETTTKVKDSETPLIKATKMRNIEIVELLLDKGAKVSAVDKKGDTPLHIAIRGRSRRLAELLLRNPKDGRLLYRPNKAGETPYNIDCSHQKSILTQIFGARHLSPTESDGDMLGYDLYSSALADILSEPTMQPPICVGLYAQWGSGKSFLLKKLEDEMKTFAGQQVEPLFQFSWLVVLLSLLLCGSVALVLGFTVDPKLAIAISLSILALLYVFFVVVYFGSRREGESWNWSWVISTRLARHIGYLELLLKLMFVNPPELPEQTTRALPVRFLFTDYNRLSSVGGETSMAEMIATLSDACEREFGFLATRLFRVFKTEDTQGTGKKKWKKTCCIPSFVIFLFILACLIMGMALLALFKVDGLNQTVNAVLVSMASVVGLALLLNCRTWWQVTDSVLNSQRKRLHSAANKMHKLKSEGFMKVLKTEVELMAKMAKTIDGFTQNQTRLVVIIDGLDSCEQDKVLQMLDTVRVLFSKGPFISVFASDPHIIIKAINQNLNSVLRDSNINGHDYMRNIVHLPVFLNSRGLSSAKKMCAPTPANGETGTSEGWHEELDRKLSQNSLGEQTKFGSKTTLNRRDTYRRRQMQRSVTRQMSFDLTKLLVTEDWFSDISPQTMRRLLNIVSVTGRLLRANQISFNWDRLASWINLTEQWPYRTSWLILYLEETDGIPDQTTLKTIYERISNNIPTTKDVEPLLEIDGDARSFEVFLSSRTPVLAARDVRTFLPCTVNLDPKLREIIADVRAAREQVNMSGVTYPTLPLQDGRPVSVYSQQSSACSPTASYNGPYNVPGVSPQPHSAYFSGMAGPQHPFYNRPYFPHHLCQLPWQYAGSSLPAHVPPRPFIKTGYPRDPSNGPGSASVVSGTPSILLGSMSTDAVCERVRIIEGIDQSMMAQYTATIKKANVNGRVLSQCNLDELKKEMNMNFGDWQLFRTTVMELRHVESQILHEEAPSEQGSSMGGLVEPCRRTGASIHRGATGNPDTSPMYNFSISFEELSNVGVDEPPRHANPTWMATNHRTPSMSSLNSQESSNEICKLTDKQQAEYRNAYQEYIASMAQLEVGMEKPGQHTNPEDKRKDGDQDGRKSVSKRGSSKSATDNTDYASADTLDPITEEDEKVDHGSSKSVLGRKTSGEKVSLFQGADLKLKAAGGLRYQKLTSDDEESEESDNAPLLKDGNKPESKASDVSDRSLTKGKDYLSDKKDSSDSGVRSNESSPNHSLQDEEADLSQSERANLIELDEENSARKRGLPSSLSGLQDPAITRMSICSEDQCSLLASSPEESWPSSKSYNLNRTPSNTTLNNNTNTQQGNNVRHPTDSSNTTSTTNTGSDVIITPGSSTTSTTTQNENVRVVHLKRGLNPGDPTEILKVSSETVTFGEERESIL
- the kidins220b gene encoding kinase D-interacting substrate of 220 kDa B isoform X2, which produces MDTTTSIKMTTLAIQNLFSYVEEENLTAVKTHLDKFKEVDGRSDNGQTPLMLASEQGSLEIIQELIRRGANVNLDDVDCWSALISAAKEGHLEVVKELLENSAYIEHRDMGGWTALTWASYKGRVEVAKILLESGANPNTTGQQYSVYPIIWAAGRGHADIVKLLLEHGAKVNCSDKYGTTPLIWAARKGHYDCVMHLLENGADVDQEGANSMTALIVAVKGGFTEVVKELLKRNPNVNMTDKDGNTALMIAAKEGYTEIVQDLLDAGTYVNIPDRSGDTVLIGAVRGGHVEIVRALLHKYADIDIRGQENKTALYWAVEKGNATMVRDILQCNPDTETTTKVKDSETPLIKATKMRNIEIVELLLDKGAKVSAVDKKGDTPLHIAIRGRSRRLAELLLRNPKDGRLLYRPNKAGETPYNIDCSHQKSILTQIFGARHLSPTESDGDMLGYDLYSSALADILSEPTMQPPICVGLYAQWGSGKSFLLKKLEDEMKTFAGQQVEPLFQFSWLVVLLSLLLCGSVALVLGFTVDPKLAIAISLSILALLYVFFVVVYFGSRREGESWNWSWVISTRLARHIGYLELLLKLMFVNPPELPEQTTRALPVRFLFTDYNRLSSVGGETSMAEMIATLSDACEREFGFLATRLFRVFKTEDTQGTGKKKWKKTCCIPSFVIFLFILACLIMGMALLALFKVDGLNQTVNAVLVSMASVVGLALLLNCRTWWQVTDSVLNSQRKRLHSAANKMHKLKSEGFMKVLKTEVELMAKMAKTIDGFTQNQTRLVVIIDGLDSCEQDKVLQMLDTVRVLFSKGPFISVFASDPHIIIKAINQNLNSVLRDSNINGHDYMRNIVHLPVFLNSRGLSSAKKMCAPTPANGETGTSEGWHEELDRKLSQNSLGEQTKFGSKTTLNRRDTYRRRQMQRSVTRQMSFDLTKLLVTEDWFSDISPQTMRRLLNIVSVTGRLLRANQISFNWDRLASWINLTEQWPYRTSWLILYLEETDGIPDQTTLKTIYERISNNIPTTKDVEPLLEIDGDARSFEVFLSSRTPVLAARDVRTFLPCTVNLDPKLREIIADVRAAREQVNMSGVTYPTLPLQDGRPVSVYSQQSSACSPTASYNGPYNVPGVSPQPHSAYFSGMAGPQHPFYNRPYFPHHLCQLPWQYAGSSLPAHVPPRPFIKTGYPRDPSNGPCKVPSLKKKQGSASVVSGTPSILLGSMSTDAVCERVRIIEGIDQSMMAQYTATIKKANVNGRVLSQCNLDELKKEMNMNFGDWQLFRTTVMELRHVESQILHEEAPSEQGSSMGGLVEPCRRTGASIHRGATGNPDTSPMYNFSISFEELSNVGVDEPPRHANPTWMATNHRTPSMSSLNSQESSNEICKLTDKQQAEYRNAYQEYIASMAQLEVGMEKPGQHTNPEDKRKDGDQDGRKSVSKRGSSKSATDNTDYASADTLDPITEEDEKVDHGSSKSVLGRKTSGEKVSLFQGADLKLKAAGGLRYQKLTSDDEESEESDNAPLLKDGNKPESKASDVSDRSLTKGKDYLSDKKDSSDSGVRSNESSPNHSLQDEEADLSQSERANLIELDEENSARKRGLPSSLSGLQDPAITRMSICSEDQCSLLASSPEESWPSSKSYNLNRTPSNTTLNNNTNTQQGNNVRHPTDSSNTTSTTNTGSDVIITPGSSTTSTTTQNENVRVVHLKRGLNPGDPTEILKVSSETVTFGEERESIL